One genomic window of Pseudomonadota bacterium includes the following:
- a CDS encoding outer membrane beta-barrel domain-containing protein, protein MRHPPHCESAKIITALLLVGALGLAPGLGHARRARQAPPATAASAAAVASPAEQPAAEPEIPELPEEPPPPTDADLSGKDAVGAAAASSEDVSAATATTTAEARLRARASMLRDIVVVQRKAFLRRHRLEVVPFVGSTINDTLIQHTALGGELNYFISDILAVGLRGAYYLHNVADEEFYVRYHFGRVPSLNKYNWEATGNFSYIPIWGKLTLLNRPIFHWDLWLSGGVGVTRTEVIPRDFVNEAFSNYSLTFPVAIGARLYLNRWMALQVALRDNMMLDRLEQAGRTLPDAAEAKAQQSDTQFIHNVFATVGFSFFLPTGFSYTSPR, encoded by the coding sequence ATGAGGCATCCTCCGCACTGCGAGAGCGCAAAGATCATCACCGCCCTGCTGCTCGTGGGCGCCCTCGGCCTGGCTCCCGGCCTTGGGCACGCCAGGCGGGCACGTCAGGCGCCGCCGGCGACGGCAGCCTCGGCAGCGGCCGTCGCTAGCCCCGCGGAGCAGCCGGCAGCGGAGCCGGAGATCCCCGAGCTGCCCGAGGAGCCCCCGCCACCCACGGATGCCGACCTGTCAGGCAAGGATGCCGTCGGTGCGGCCGCCGCGAGCAGCGAGGACGTTAGCGCCGCGACGGCCACGACGACGGCTGAAGCCCGCTTGCGCGCCCGCGCCTCGATGCTGCGCGACATCGTCGTCGTCCAGCGCAAGGCCTTCCTCCGCCGCCATCGCCTCGAGGTCGTTCCCTTCGTCGGCAGCACGATCAACGACACGCTGATTCAGCACACGGCGCTCGGCGGTGAGTTGAACTACTTCATCAGCGACATCCTCGCGGTCGGGCTGCGGGGCGCCTACTACCTGCACAACGTCGCGGACGAGGAGTTCTACGTCCGCTATCACTTCGGCCGCGTGCCCAGCCTGAACAAGTACAACTGGGAAGCGACCGGCAACTTCTCGTACATCCCGATCTGGGGCAAGCTCACGCTGCTCAATCGCCCGATCTTCCACTGGGACCTGTGGCTCAGCGGCGGCGTCGGTGTGACCCGGACAGAGGTCATCCCGCGCGACTTCGTCAACGAAGCGTTCTCCAACTACTCGCTGACCTTCCCGGTGGCGATCGGCGCGCGCCTCTACCTCAACCGCTGGATGGCGCTTCAGGTGGCCTTGCGCGACAACATGATGCTCGACCGGCTGGAACAGGCAGGACGCACCCTGCCCGATGCGGCCGAGGCCAAGGCCCAGCAGAGCGATACGCAGTTCATTCATAACGTCTTCGCCACGGTCGGCTTCAGCTTCTTCCTGCCGACTGGCTTCAGCTACACGAGCCCGCGCTGA
- a CDS encoding outer membrane beta-barrel domain-containing protein has protein sequence MHARGVRFLLQAALVVALILAPPLGAQLLGAQDGLAAAAKGGPLAGQPAVRLRRELRDDRFEIGPSIAFGLNRSYRHSVLLGAKLAYHLTDAFALGGEVAYGVGFDTGLTDELKASYAAEPAAWRAAHSRLSDVQLAADLRAIFTPISGKLSLFSALFLHYDCYLFAGFGMGILSNGSDDPGVDAANEGFQPGAAWGLGARIFANNYVAIGIELKDLIFADNPSGGDTTRGLSAAEKQRNGVPSVDGDDKSIEHHFFLGLNATFFLPRQVVVSR, from the coding sequence ATGCATGCTCGTGGTGTTCGCTTCTTGCTCCAGGCCGCGTTGGTGGTCGCGCTGATCTTGGCGCCCCCGCTCGGCGCGCAGCTGCTCGGCGCCCAGGACGGTCTCGCGGCCGCAGCCAAAGGTGGCCCGCTCGCTGGCCAGCCGGCGGTGCGCCTACGGCGTGAGCTGCGCGACGACCGGTTCGAGATCGGACCCTCGATCGCCTTCGGCCTCAATCGCAGCTATCGGCATTCCGTGCTGCTCGGCGCCAAGCTCGCCTACCACCTCACCGATGCCTTCGCGCTCGGCGGCGAGGTCGCCTATGGCGTGGGCTTCGACACCGGACTCACCGACGAGCTCAAGGCCAGCTATGCTGCTGAGCCTGCCGCCTGGCGCGCGGCGCACAGCCGCCTCTCCGACGTCCAGCTCGCGGCAGACCTGCGGGCCATCTTCACGCCGATCAGCGGCAAGCTCTCGCTCTTCTCGGCGCTCTTCCTGCACTACGACTGCTATCTCTTCGCCGGCTTCGGCATGGGAATCCTGAGCAACGGCAGCGACGACCCGGGCGTTGATGCGGCGAACGAGGGCTTTCAGCCGGGAGCGGCCTGGGGCCTGGGCGCGCGGATCTTCGCCAACAACTACGTCGCGATCGGGATCGAGCTGAAGGACCTGATCTTCGCCGACAATCCCTCGGGCGGCGATACGACGCGCGGTCTCTCGGCCGCCGAGAAGCAGCGCAACGGGGTTCCCTCCGTCGATGGCGACGACAAGTCGATCGAGCACCACTTCTTCCTTGGGCTCAACGCGACCTTCTTCCTGCCGCGCCAGGTCGTCGTTTCGCGCTGA
- a CDS encoding HEAT repeat domain-containing protein has translation MSAAKRPQHVVVAAVLICGALACRRSAVSRARAAVEVAAIEVKAQGWRTAGAAPSPGELRAWIAAALPREGVLAEGAGRAAEALVYQLRVEVGLVALSAEEDAGADDPPALGLGVRARATPRAAGRGPILQSNLAVRLPAGHGGGARALREVTRRAVEGSVQELRLRAELLVGSEQRLLAALKEQRSDRLTDAIDTAAWRRSRAAVPRLIALLRHDHEAIADRAIGALAAIGDRSAVPALTRLARFEDTARLAKLLDAVGALGGDEARRYLAFVARGHPDPDLATMAREALARMR, from the coding sequence ATGAGCGCCGCAAAGCGTCCTCAGCACGTCGTCGTCGCAGCGGTCCTGATTTGCGGCGCGCTGGCGTGTCGGCGCTCGGCGGTGTCGCGCGCGCGCGCGGCCGTCGAGGTGGCGGCGATCGAGGTCAAGGCGCAGGGGTGGAGGACCGCCGGCGCGGCGCCCTCGCCAGGCGAGCTGCGGGCCTGGATCGCGGCGGCCCTGCCGCGCGAGGGGGTGCTGGCGGAGGGGGCCGGCCGGGCAGCCGAGGCGCTGGTCTATCAGCTCAGGGTCGAGGTGGGGTTGGTCGCCCTGAGCGCGGAGGAGGACGCGGGTGCGGATGATCCGCCGGCGCTCGGGCTGGGGGTGCGTGCGCGGGCCACGCCACGCGCGGCGGGGCGCGGCCCGATCCTGCAGAGCAACCTGGCGGTGCGCCTGCCGGCGGGCCACGGTGGCGGTGCGCGGGCCTTGCGTGAGGTCACCCGCCGCGCCGTAGAGGGGTCGGTGCAAGAGCTGAGACTCCGCGCCGAGCTGCTCGTGGGGAGCGAGCAGCGACTCCTCGCCGCGCTCAAAGAGCAGCGCTCTGATCGCCTGACGGACGCGATCGATACCGCTGCCTGGCGCCGCAGCCGCGCCGCGGTGCCGCGCCTGATTGCGCTGCTGCGGCACGACCATGAGGCGATCGCCGATCGCGCCATCGGCGCTCTGGCGGCCATCGGCGATCGCAGCGCGGTGCCGGCGCTTACCCGTCTCGCGCGCTTCGAGGACACGGCCCGCCTCGCCAAGCTGCTCGATGCGGTCGGCGCCCTTGGCGGCGACGAGGCTCGCCGCTACCTCGCGTTCGTCGCGCGTGGCCATCCGGACCCTGATCTCGCGACGATGGCGCGCGAGGCCCTCGCGCGCATGCGGTAG
- the lipB gene encoding lipoyl(octanoyl) transferase LipB produces the protein MERVLQWAYFGRVDYGRALALQEALRAAVRGATAPDTLILLEHPPVITLGRSADLVDVRVSPAELERRGVACARIGRGGQVTYHGPGQLVGYPIRAIGRAIRPHVDGMARALVAYLGELGVAARWEAGEPGVWTDAGKIAAVGVDARGGVTMHGFALNLEPALDDFAMIVPCGSPRPVASVRSIVGRAPSLPRPRTRWRSGWPSSTRAGRSR, from the coding sequence ATGGAGCGAGTTCTGCAATGGGCCTACTTTGGTCGCGTCGACTACGGGCGGGCGCTCGCGCTGCAAGAGGCGCTGCGGGCGGCCGTGCGTGGCGCGACCGCGCCGGACACGCTGATCCTCCTCGAACACCCCCCGGTGATTACCCTCGGGCGCAGCGCGGACCTGGTCGATGTGCGGGTCAGCCCGGCTGAGCTCGAGCGCCGCGGGGTGGCCTGCGCCCGCATCGGGCGCGGAGGGCAGGTCACCTACCATGGGCCAGGGCAGCTTGTGGGCTATCCGATCCGCGCGATCGGCCGCGCGATCCGGCCGCATGTCGACGGGATGGCCCGCGCGCTGGTGGCCTACCTCGGCGAGCTCGGCGTGGCAGCGCGCTGGGAGGCTGGTGAGCCGGGGGTCTGGACCGACGCTGGGAAGATCGCCGCCGTGGGGGTCGACGCCCGGGGCGGCGTGACGATGCACGGCTTTGCGCTCAACCTGGAGCCGGCGCTCGACGACTTCGCGATGATCGTGCCCTGCGGGAGTCCGCGGCCGGTGGCCTCGGTTCGCTCGATTGTCGGGCGCGCGCCGAGCCTGCCGAGGCCGCGCACGCGCTGGCGCAGCGGCTGGCCATCGAGTACGAGAGCAGGGCGATCGCGCTGA
- a CDS encoding transglycosylase SLT domain-containing protein, producing the protein MRLSFFLLAALLGLATLGVGAVGLRWRAIVHQQQAGPASGAAPSRLARSARAARPSPAQAAPLPPEQRASTRQVFSARKRQAAIFLETQHGPFDDLILAAALRWKLDPFLLKGLLDNESELDPSRMSKRSYATHGGRRLLVSGGALGIAQFTAAGVRGVNRLRARRRRRGARVLFFDLDRARISEEAIPAAAELLAHLINRYGRDGGITAYNAGGVGGRAVSRLGFWRARHAGRLRRSGLIRLQGDRFLLNVLARSSWYREGAGLDRLYEPDILHPSSQRYVSAAPPSPGTSALASARAPSATTPTAPIAIADGLGG; encoded by the coding sequence ATGCGACTTTCGTTCTTTCTACTCGCTGCGCTCCTCGGCCTGGCCACGCTCGGGGTCGGCGCGGTGGGTCTGCGCTGGCGCGCGATCGTGCACCAGCAGCAGGCTGGCCCCGCCTCGGGCGCCGCGCCCTCGCGACTGGCCCGGTCGGCGCGGGCCGCCCGCCCCTCCCCTGCGCAAGCAGCGCCGCTGCCGCCGGAGCAGCGCGCCAGCACTCGACAGGTCTTCAGCGCCCGCAAGCGCCAGGCGGCCATCTTCCTCGAGACGCAGCACGGACCCTTCGACGACCTGATCCTCGCCGCCGCGCTGCGCTGGAAGCTGGACCCCTTCCTGCTCAAGGGCTTGCTCGACAACGAATCGGAGCTCGATCCGAGCCGCATGAGCAAGCGCAGCTATGCCACCCATGGCGGGCGGCGGCTGCTGGTCAGCGGTGGCGCCTTGGGCATCGCCCAGTTCACGGCCGCCGGTGTTCGCGGCGTCAATCGGCTGCGCGCGCGGCGGCGGCGGCGCGGTGCGCGGGTGTTGTTCTTCGACCTCGATCGGGCCCGGATCTCCGAGGAGGCGATTCCAGCGGCTGCCGAGCTGCTCGCCCACCTGATCAACCGCTACGGCCGCGACGGCGGCATCACGGCCTATAACGCTGGCGGCGTCGGTGGGCGCGCGGTCAGTCGCCTCGGCTTCTGGCGCGCACGGCACGCCGGCCGCTTGCGGCGGAGCGGCCTGATCCGCCTCCAGGGCGACCGCTTTCTCCTCAACGTGTTGGCGCGCTCGAGCTGGTACCGGGAAGGCGCGGGTCTCGACCGGCTCTACGAGCCCGACATCCTGCACCCCTCGAGTCAGCGTTACGTCAGCGCCGCCCCGCCCTCCCCAGGGACCTCGGCGCTCGCCTCGGCCCGCGCACCCTCGGCGACTACTCCAACAGCGCCTATCGCTATCGCTGATGGTCTAGGCGGCTAG
- the dnaE gene encoding DNA polymerase III subunit alpha — MAGSFAHLHLHSQYSLLDGAIRLKDLYPRLHELGMKSVALTDHGNMFGALDFYKTARKAGIKPIFGCEVYVSDGAMNDRASRKTFHCVLLARTLEGYRNLVFLVSKAYLEGFYYHPRIDKQLLREHSAGLIGLSACLGGEVAQTLLRQGSARALEVVREYRELFEPGAFFLEVQPNGLNEQNEVNEALVKLAAQTNLPLVATNDCHYLARKDARAHDCLMCVQTGKQIEDKDRIKHEVDEYFLKSPEEMEQAFYHLPQAIENAARIAESCNVDLALGQSFLPRYQVPAGFELGPFLEQQVREGLDRRLVEARARGQAVDEKVYRERAAHELEVIGKMGFSSYFLIVWDFINYAKQRGVPVGPGRGSGAGSLVAYALRITDIDPLPYNLLFERFLNPERVSMPDFDIDFCMHRRDEVLQYVSEKYGRDNVGQIVTMHQLKARGVTRDVARAMGFSYAEADRVAKLIPEPIQGRSVTIEQALEQEPRLRQLAGENPRVAELLDVASGLEGLNRHAGTHAAGVVIAERPLWEYVPCFRGPNGELVTQYAKNEVEEAGLVKFDFLGLKTLTVVDIAARLVCREVPEFRLDAVPLTDAETFAMLQSGLTTGVFQLESSGFKELLKRLQPDCFEDIVAAVALYRPGPLEGGMVDDFIDRKHGRKPVDYLHPWLAEILKETYGVIVYQEQVMQIASRLAGYTLGQADLLRRAMGKKKPEEMAEQRKIFLAGASARGVGDRLAEQIFDLMDKFAGYGFNKSHSVAYAFLSYQTAWLKCHYPVEFMAAMLTCDKDNTDNLTKYITEARKMGIEVVRPDVDESESDFSVIARGGPKFIRFGMGAVRNVGEAAVQAVLEVRQERPFGGLFDFCERVDGRRVNKRVVEALIKAGAFDGTAERLKLHRAQLVAALDEAQEQALTAQRDRESGQTSLFGLLDGGSTDQTTATRQVVERYPIVAEWAPRQRLAFERESLGFYVSGHPLDRYAEDLRRHASATTVTLAELADRAEVSVGGIVGDYRERPLKSGKGRMAIFGLEDLEGQVEVVCFSRAFEEHEATIKSGEPLLVTGRLRFEGEGEGVLPRIDLQKVMTLDQFRVQKTKEVHLTLSGEGLAEAQLEALQRVLREHQGDCRTYVHLRLAERSTALLELAERWAVNPTDDFLLQVEQLFGERTALLR, encoded by the coding sequence ATGGCCGGATCGTTCGCGCACCTGCACCTGCACAGTCAGTACAGCCTGCTCGACGGGGCGATCCGCCTCAAGGATCTCTATCCGCGGCTACACGAGCTCGGCATGAAGAGCGTCGCGCTGACTGACCACGGCAACATGTTCGGCGCGCTCGACTTCTATAAGACGGCGCGCAAGGCGGGGATCAAGCCGATCTTCGGTTGCGAGGTCTACGTCAGCGACGGCGCGATGAATGATCGCGCCAGTCGTAAGACCTTCCACTGCGTGCTGCTGGCGCGCACGCTCGAGGGCTACCGCAATCTCGTCTTCCTGGTCAGCAAGGCCTATCTGGAGGGCTTCTACTACCATCCGCGCATCGACAAGCAGCTCCTGCGTGAGCATAGCGCGGGGCTGATCGGGCTCTCTGCTTGTCTCGGCGGCGAGGTGGCGCAGACGCTGCTGCGGCAGGGCAGCGCGCGGGCGCTCGAGGTCGTGCGCGAGTATCGTGAGCTCTTCGAGCCCGGCGCCTTCTTCCTCGAGGTCCAGCCCAATGGGCTGAATGAGCAGAACGAGGTCAACGAGGCGCTGGTGAAGCTGGCGGCCCAGACAAACCTCCCGCTCGTCGCCACCAACGATTGCCACTACCTGGCGCGCAAGGATGCGCGCGCCCACGACTGCTTGATGTGCGTGCAGACCGGCAAGCAGATCGAGGACAAGGACCGCATCAAGCACGAGGTCGACGAGTACTTCCTCAAGTCGCCGGAGGAGATGGAGCAGGCCTTCTATCACCTGCCGCAGGCGATCGAGAACGCCGCCCGGATCGCCGAGTCGTGCAACGTCGATTTGGCGCTCGGCCAGAGCTTCCTGCCGCGCTATCAGGTGCCAGCCGGCTTCGAGCTCGGGCCCTTCCTCGAGCAGCAGGTGCGCGAGGGGCTCGATCGTCGACTCGTCGAGGCGCGCGCGCGCGGGCAGGCCGTCGACGAGAAGGTCTACCGCGAGCGGGCGGCGCATGAGCTCGAGGTGATCGGGAAGATGGGCTTCTCGTCCTACTTCCTGATCGTCTGGGACTTCATCAACTACGCCAAGCAGCGCGGGGTGCCGGTCGGCCCCGGACGCGGCAGCGGCGCGGGGTCGCTGGTGGCGTACGCGCTGCGCATCACGGACATCGATCCCTTGCCCTACAACCTGCTCTTCGAGCGCTTCCTCAACCCCGAGCGCGTCAGCATGCCGGACTTCGATATCGACTTCTGCATGCACCGCCGCGATGAGGTGTTGCAGTACGTCAGCGAGAAATACGGCCGCGACAACGTCGGGCAGATCGTCACGATGCATCAGCTCAAGGCGCGCGGCGTCACCCGCGACGTGGCGCGCGCGATGGGCTTCTCCTACGCCGAGGCCGACCGCGTCGCGAAGCTGATCCCCGAGCCGATCCAGGGCCGCAGCGTGACGATCGAGCAGGCCCTCGAGCAGGAGCCGCGGCTGCGGCAGCTCGCCGGCGAGAACCCACGCGTGGCCGAGTTGCTGGACGTGGCGTCGGGTCTCGAGGGGCTGAACCGCCACGCCGGGACGCATGCCGCTGGGGTGGTGATCGCCGAGCGCCCGCTCTGGGAGTACGTCCCCTGCTTCCGCGGCCCCAACGGCGAGCTGGTGACCCAGTACGCCAAGAACGAGGTCGAAGAGGCGGGGCTGGTGAAGTTCGACTTCCTCGGGCTGAAGACCTTGACCGTGGTCGATATCGCCGCGCGCCTGGTCTGTCGCGAGGTGCCCGAGTTTCGCCTCGACGCGGTCCCGCTGACGGATGCCGAGACCTTCGCGATGCTGCAGAGCGGGCTGACGACCGGCGTCTTCCAGCTCGAGTCGAGCGGCTTCAAGGAGCTGCTCAAGCGGCTCCAGCCCGACTGCTTCGAGGACATCGTCGCGGCCGTCGCGCTCTATCGCCCGGGCCCGCTCGAGGGGGGAATGGTCGATGACTTCATCGATCGCAAGCACGGACGTAAGCCGGTCGACTACCTGCACCCATGGTTGGCGGAGATCCTGAAGGAGACCTACGGCGTGATCGTCTACCAGGAGCAGGTGATGCAGATCGCCTCACGCCTGGCCGGCTACACGCTCGGACAGGCCGATCTGCTGCGGCGCGCGATGGGGAAGAAGAAGCCCGAGGAGATGGCCGAGCAGCGCAAGATCTTCCTCGCCGGCGCGTCGGCGCGCGGCGTCGGCGATCGGCTGGCAGAGCAGATCTTCGACCTGATGGATAAGTTCGCGGGCTACGGCTTCAACAAGTCACATAGCGTGGCCTACGCATTTCTTTCGTATCAGACGGCCTGGCTCAAGTGCCACTACCCGGTCGAGTTCATGGCGGCGATGTTGACCTGCGACAAGGACAACACCGACAACCTGACCAAGTACATCACCGAGGCCCGCAAGATGGGCATCGAGGTCGTGCGACCCGACGTCGACGAGTCGGAGTCCGACTTCTCGGTGATCGCCCGCGGCGGACCGAAGTTCATTCGCTTCGGCATGGGCGCGGTGCGCAACGTCGGCGAGGCGGCGGTGCAGGCTGTGCTCGAAGTGCGTCAGGAGCGGCCCTTCGGCGGCCTCTTTGATTTCTGTGAGCGCGTCGACGGGCGGCGCGTCAACAAGCGGGTGGTCGAGGCGCTGATCAAGGCCGGGGCCTTCGACGGCACGGCCGAGCGGCTGAAGCTGCATCGCGCGCAGCTCGTGGCGGCGCTCGATGAGGCCCAGGAGCAGGCGCTGACGGCGCAGCGCGATCGCGAATCGGGGCAAACGAGCCTCTTCGGCCTGCTCGACGGCGGCTCGACGGACCAGACGACGGCGACGCGCCAGGTCGTCGAGCGCTACCCGATCGTCGCCGAGTGGGCACCGCGCCAGCGCCTGGCCTTCGAGCGCGAGAGCCTCGGCTTTTACGTCAGTGGTCACCCGCTCGATCGTTACGCCGAGGACCTGCGGCGCCACGCCTCGGCGACGACCGTGACGCTCGCTGAGCTCGCGGACCGCGCCGAGGTGAGCGTCGGCGGTATTGTCGGCGACTATCGGGAGCGGCCGCTGAAGAGCGGCAAGGGTCGCATGGCGATTTTTGGGCTCGAGGATCTCGAGGGGCAGGTCGAGGTCGTGTGCTTCTCGCGCGCCTTCGAGGAGCACGAGGCCACCATCAAGTCCGGCGAACCGCTGTTGGTTACGGGGCGACTGCGCTTCGAGGGCGAGGGCGAAGGTGTACTGCCGCGGATCGACCTGCAGAAGGTGATGACGCTGGATCAGTTCCGCGTGCAGAAGACCAAGGAGGTGCACCTGACCTTATCCGGCGAGGGCTTGGCGGAGGCGCAGCTGGAGGCGCTGCAGCGGGTGCTGCGCGAGCATCAGGGCGACTGCCGGACCTATGTGCACCTGCGGCTGGCGGAGCGCTCGACCGCGCTGCTCGAGCTGGCGGAGCGCTGGGCGGTCAACCCGACCGACGACTTCTTGTTGCAGGTTGAGCAACTCTTCGGCGAGCGCACGGCCCTCCTGCGCTAG